The Musa acuminata AAA Group cultivar baxijiao chromosome BXJ3-6, Cavendish_Baxijiao_AAA, whole genome shotgun sequence region GCGGAGGCGAGCGGGCGGGTGCGGGACGGGGGCCGAGAGGACTCGCCGCAGAGCTGAAGCCGTGTCTTTAGGATGTCTATGGGGAAGGTCGCAgtctccgccaccgccgccgagAGAGAGGCCAGGCCGATCTTGGAGGCTGTTCGGAGCTCCAACGCCGCTTCTCTTCGGCCCCCGCCCATTTTTCTTGGCGAGTCGAGAAAGGCCCGGCTAGAGAAGGGGAAGGActgaattaaaaattaaaaggaaGGACTGTAATTTTATCTGACTGGATCAATTTAAGTTCTGATTGAAACGAGTAATTGATGGTTTGTGTGGTGCGACTTCTGATGAAGAGAAGATTTATGGTATAATTAATCTGAAATCAATCTTTACTAAAATATTAGCTCACTTGTAAACTCATGTATCGAGAATTTTCATACGCTGGCCGAGATATAATAGGTTTTGGAGAGGAGGGTGATATATCAATCAAGGGATTAATtacacattattttttaattaattatctttagtatcttaattttttatatttttaaaaattattttaagatcCTATATTTAAAAAGTAAAACATCTAATCTCgttgacaaaaataaaataaaattaaatattttatttttataaatagaaaattcttaatttatttgtttaaatataaaaataaaaataaaaataaaatattaaaaataactaattacctATAATTAACCCTATCATAAGATGGAGTGATACACCATTAAATACTAAGCTACACTTCAAACAGTAATATAGTGAGTGATATACCATCAAATCCAATAATTAAAGATTGAGGAATCAATATctcatttgataaatttttaaatatatcaaaCTAATTTAACTAAAAAACGTATAATAATGTATTCTGATtcaagatttaaatttttatttaataaatttatatataaaatattgatttgatgatgaCAAATCATACCAATTTACCAAGATTCAAAATCTCATAATATCAGCTAAATTAGTTAATCAAAACAGGACTATTCATGTAAAAAAAAATCCCATCATCACCCGgtggaaaaaaataaaatctactATTTGCATAATGATAAGACCAAGTTAAAAGGAAAAACAAGATGACAATGGTTAACCAAGAGTGATACTGGCAAGTCATCTATCTATAGAACATCTTAAATGTTTGTAGCTCTTGGCAGTGGAAATTGGATGGCTTAATAAACAAATCATATcagttatgtatgtttttaagaagaaataatatgtatctaaattgatgatttttaactttaattaaaaatactttataaaattatatttgatgatatcataattcatattttaaaattatacttgatgatttttatgattcatgatttaTTAAGATTTGTCGGAATGAAAATtacttttttgattttaaacaagaTAGATAGTTTTTATATAAAAAACTTgaacatatttatatgaaatcaatcacataaaataaaacatataaaaaatatatattatcattgaaattaaaatgataaatcaaatttcTCGTTTAAAGAAACCTGATGTATAACCAACCAACATGCTCGGCCAAAAGCAGGCTTTTTGCGGTAATTATCACATGGTCGGAAATGTCAGTAATGAGACTGGGAAGAGATAAAGCTCACTGACATAAGAGCATGCAAGAATAAAAGATCACTATGAGAAGAGCAAAACAAGATAGACGAAAAGCTAATTCTACAATATTATTTTGATTCTACAGCAAATGATGAAATACCCTGCCATATACACAACTGCTCTACAAGCTAAAATACAAGATATTCTGGTTGTCGAGGCCTCCCTTTACCATGGACCTGTTTGTGTCCTCCTCAAGCACTTCTTCTTTGGTCCATGCTGCTGATTGATCATCTGCAAGACCTGTTAGAACCAAATTTAACCTTGTTTGAAGAAGGTGGAACTATGTCCTCATAGTAAATTCAAACTAGGATAAAAAGATAAGAACTTGCAACAGTAGCAACAAATGGCTTCTTTCTAGCTGATCTTACCAAGTCACTGATACATATCGAATTGTTAGTTATTATCGTATCATAGAATGTATGCGTTAACACCATTTTGTCGCACtacagaagggattatttttggtTGATGATACTCTATTATTTAATGTGTCACCTAATTAACCTATACCCTGGTGAACTTGAAGTGAGTTAGGCGGAGGCAGGGTTTGGAACAATTGCTTGGAGCAGCAAATTAAATATATTACATGTTACAAATCTCATAAGCAGCATAGAAGATTCTCCTTAAGAACGCATCCTTTTGACCATAGTTCTTAGTATTAACCGATCGATTGATTTCTTGACCTTATAGCCACAAATTGATTGAAAGTAACTATGGTTGATCAAACTTAATTGAAATTTGCTGATTTTACTCAATTCTACTTCATTCAATGGCGTTGAAGAAAAACAATATAATAAAGTAGGAGAACGAAAAATAGAAGAGGGGGAAGAAAGGCAAAACTACAATTATGACTCTGAAATAGAGATGATACTAAGGACTGCAATTTCGAGTATATGAatcacaaaaaggaaaaaattctaaaaaatacttacaaaataggaatatttttacaaGAAAATTAGCAAAATAGAAAGTATTCTAAATCAATCAACAATCTTAAATATTAATGAAATTTCCTTCTACTATAATatcttcaatcaatctttgaaatCTTCGATCAAGCTCAaaacttccttttttttatttagaatCTTCAATCAAGCTAGTTGTCTCCTATATTTTGCctggatttcttttttcttttccttgaacAAACATATAAACTAATATTAGTAGTAGATGTTTCATATGACAACTTATGAAACAAAGGTGTATCAGGACACCACATCACTTGCAAGAGACATcctaaactaatcaaatttatttgaaaaaaataaatcaaaacgACTGCACATCATTAAAAATGTAGACATCAGGTGTATCAGGACACAATGAAAATGTCAAAATCAAAATTAGTTGTTATTGGTGGcattaaataataaatatgaaACAAAGAAGAGAGGGTAGAAGAGGAGACAACAAAAGATGAGATTCGATTAGAGCAActagaaaggaaaaaagagaggaCACCTCTAATTGAAACTAAAGAGCCGCATAAGCTGGCTCAAGAAATGGCTAAATCAAGGCAATCAACCAAAAGGTGTGCAGATCCATGCGGGACTAATATGGAATAAACCAGACAATCAAAATTTTGTTCCCTAGCTTCAAAGCCCCTAGCACATTGACTAATTTAGGTTTAAGAGTTACAAAAACTCCAAAGATAACAAAATAAACAATTTATCTATGCACACTTTTAGAGTCTCTGAAGCCACATGCAGCAGAGAAGGATCAACGTATTTTATGGGTGGTTGTCATTCCATCAACTAATTCATGTATGGGTTATTTCTTCCCATGAAATTATCTTATTGTTTGAGATTCATTTTACTTCAATGTTTTCCTCAACATGCTAAACATCTTTATTTAAAATCAGAGAATAAAAATAAGTCACTGCAGTGAAGAGAAAAGCATATCTAGAAAAGATGATTGTTAATATGGTGACTATGCTGAGTTGCTTGAGTTGCACAAAGGCAATTAGCTTGACTTGGAAACGTTTATCCTTAAGTCTAGCAACAAATTTTCAtcagtaaaataataaataaaagtaCATGATGACTGACGGAAAAGAAAAATATACATCATAGCTAGAAACTACCAGCAGTAGAGTCAATCATTATGCATTCAGTAGGAAAAGAATATCATGAAATTCTATACCAACAGCAGACATGATTATATATATGGTGGGAAAATATCTAGATTAATGATCAATCTAAAGAGAAAAAGTTACCTGATTTTTCTGCATCTCCATCATTTCTGCCTACAAAAAGTTGAAGAGGCTAATCAGAGGTTCTATCTTTCTTACTTGCTCATAAAGTTGTAAACAACATAGTATGGCTTGTgaatatcaaattttgcatctaaatgcagacccAACTAGAACAATACATGCTGTAATGTTGGAACAGGACATGCCATTGGTATGGGGAAGCATAGACACACGATCTAACCTCATGGTTATCAAAGATCATGATGAACTCATCAAGGTGAAGGTACTTATTTTGGGAAATTTCTTTGCCATTTCTACTATTAAATAACAGAATTGCAATAGAGTTAATGTAATTATCCAATACTTTTTTGAATCTGGATTTTCTAAAGCACAAACATCAAATCAGGATTTACAATTAATCACAAACTACCACTCTCATTTTTATTCTGCTTTGTGACATCTCTATCTTGGATATTCGCATAGAAGCTGCATATTTAGGTCTTATGAAAATCCAAATGCAAGGGGAACAAAGAGCAATGCTATTGGAAATTTGGAAACTGACATGAAAGTAGCGGTAACAAACAAGAAAATGGTTATTAATTTATTGTTAAAAAAGGATTCCGATGAATTACGAATAgagaaatcatgacatcataaatCAGACATGTCAATACAGTTGAGAAAACCACCTGTTTCTCCTGCAATTCTTGATTTTGTTCTTTAAGTTTTGCTACCTCAGCTTCCAGCTCCATAGTATAAGCCTAGGTCAAATCAGAAATGTTAATATGCAGAACATACAGAAGTCATGAATAAAGTTAATAGCATCTacataatatccatttaaaaAATAGAAACCAGAAAAACTCATTTTTCTCTATTTAAACAAGAAAATAACATAATAGAGAAGAAGCAAAGCCAATGTACTAGATTACAAGCATTATTGTGTCATGTGGCAAAAACTCTGCAGGCTCTATTGTTCTAATATAACCTAAGTTATGCTGACAAATTGTGACAACATAGTTGGGATTCTGGGCCAACCTTTTACTTCACTCATAATTTCATTTCCAAAGTCAAATTTTGGCACATAAAACAATCTACTTCTTAGATCTTTACATTATATACATTTTAAAAATTCATCAATTTAATCTACTGATCTCTTCCATGAAAATATATAGAAGAAATTAGAAGAAAACACAAGTCTCAATTCAGTAAATCACCAACGGTTGAAGGATTTGATACCACCTTCATGCATAACAATATTAAGCAAGACTCTTAGAAGTGAATGGGTTACGACAAAAAGAAAAGATAAGGTTCTCTTTTGCTAAAGGAGAACCATATTCTTTAAATTATCCAAGATGTAAAACAATATGCTTAAGAGCATTATTCTGAATGAGAATAGATAATGcattctgtatatatatatacaaaagcaATAATGGTTTTTATGGAGGAAATACTTGGTTCATGGGCTGATTCTCAATTAGTCATTAAGATTCATTACCAATCCAACTTGTTAGTAACAAAATCATAACCAATGCACCTATCCAGTCAATGTAACACTTTTTTTGTTACTGGATAAAGACAACAAACTTCAATTATGTCATGAAAGCCAGCCTATTAGCATGTTGATGGAATCATACTTGTCCACAAGGATTAGGATGCATTACACATTATGCACACTATAGGGATCTGACTTGGATGACATCTTCTCCACCAGATAATGTTTTATAGAAGTTTTTGTTGTACAGATCATGAAAGTCATCCATCTTTTGGATGAATGTTATCattgttcacaaataaaaataagaactCACGAAGTGAACTGCATTCAGATAATCTGCCGATTTAATTAGCATTTCACGGTTGATTAAGAACCCTCGATTTTATTCAAACAAACAACAAATACTTAGAAGAAATATGAAAAAAGAAGAGCAGCAACTCAAGATCAGAAAGGCTGACAAGTAATAGAATACCAAAGAACAGAGTCTCACATCTCATGAAATGCACAAAAAGAAAGGATTGTCTAACCAAACATAGAACACTGATCCTACTAAGTATAGCATTCTTTGACAAGATGGGCATGAACCATAGagaaacaagaaaaaataaaaagtgcAACCATTTTAAGCAAAATACGCAACATAAGCaaaaaaaattactagaaagcACAAGAAAAAAATTACCTGCTTTCGGGCACGCGATCTAGCAGCAGACTCCCTGTTTTTTATCATCCTTCTCTGCCTCCTCTCCACAACTTTCTCGAGAGCTCCATTGCCTTTCCGTCCCCTCATCCCACCACTGAACACGTACGGAACGGGCGACACAGAAGACAGATCCCCGTTGCCTTTCCCAAGCCTATCCGAAGACAGATGGTCTGCAGGGGAGCCTGATGCCGCCAAAACTCCAGCTGCGCCCAGACCAAGGATCCCCGTTGTTAATCCGTTCCTCACATCAGCATGGCCAAAACCAACAAGCCCTCCGCCTGTCATCCCTTGTGGATTCGCCAAGTCCACGCCATTTCCCAAGGTCATGGGAGGCGCATAAAGTCTGGCGGCAGTGACCGTCATCCCCAAATTGGCAGCTGAACCGTGAGGAATTGGAGCGTCCACAATGTTTCCGGTACTTCCAGCCGGCGCCTGACTGAATCCGAGATCAAGTCCAGCAGAACTGTTGACGGCCGGCAAATCGCCATAAAAGACGCTGGTGTCGTTACTTGTATTGTTGGTCGGCCTCGAAGGCGCCTGCGGCGGAGCCATGTCCTCCCTCACCACTCCGGCCCGCACCAAGAACTCCTCGAGGGTCATCTCCCTGAGGGTGGACTGCCGCGGGACATCCAAGCCGCGGACGGCCGGCACCTGGCTGCAGGAGGAGGAGTGGCCTATGAGGTCCCGCCAGACCTCGTCGACCGTCTTCTGGCTGAGGGTTCTGGGCAAGGTGAGCGAACCCTGCCGCTGGAGGCCGGAGCCGGGACCGCTGCCATCGCCAAGGGCGGCGGTCATGGCGTAGCTCTCCTCGGCCGTCCATATGTTCCTAAGCAACTCGTCCATGTTcatcgacccgaagtccttcccGATCCCTCCCAGCGTGCTCTGGAACTCGTCCATCGTAAGCGAGTAGACCGACCCCTGTCGCGCCAGCGGCGGCGGGACCGGTGGCTCCCCACCcgcccctcctcctccgcctccgagACTCTTGAAATCCATTCCCCACCTCCTTCAATCTCCCTACCAccaacaaaatcatcaagatcagatCTCATAAACAAATCTTGAACAAGTTCAAGCAAAACCCAAGATGAAAATTCTTCCGCAAATATAGACAAATAACAGTAACAACACTTCACCCCACACTATTTTACAGAAACCAACAtcttaaaatatctaaaataacatCTTAAAATATCTCTAGCGAATCCCTGTTTGCCAAAATTGGCAAGAGAAACAGCACTTTCATAATTTTTCCCATTGTGTGCGCGCGcgtctctgagagagagagagagagagagagagggagacctTTTTGTATTTGGTATCAAGTGGCGAGGGGTTCGCCGCTCGTCGCCTGCTACCCAGAAGCAGGTAATGTGGAGTCGAGGACGGCCAGGTGTCGGAACGCAGCGGTGCGCGCAGATATAGAGGGCGACGGGAGACTTCGCATTATAAAAAGGGGCCGGCTTCGCGCGACGTGGCGCGTTGCCCACGGGTGATGGCGACAAACACCCAATAGAAAGCCGCCGTCTTGTGAGATCTGAACCGTCAATTTGCTATCAGACAAGGTCCGTTGGAGGGTCGGATTTGCATCGTAGTTTTTAATTGTGTATGATGATGCATGGGCTGATGAGAGCATAGCGAGCGGCCCATCGTTGGGCTGGGTTTTCGTGCAATGGAGGCGTGCCTCAGTCGTCGTCCTTTCTCAAGAGCACCTTTGGATGCCGATCGAACGACGATGGGGACGCCTTGCAAGGCGTCACGAGGGTCCGTGCCTCAAAGTGTTCCTTCGATATGGAGGTTTCTTTAAAGGACAGGTTTTCTGATAGATTCTCAATGCTGGCTGCACTCTCCACTTGAGAATAGTGTCCATTTAGGTGTCTTGATCTATGATGATGTTCTATTTAATCCCTCATCAAACGCTGAAAGCGGAGGAGATTTTGGTTGATTTATGATGTTTGTTGGATTTAAAAACTATTAATTTAGACTATTTAGTCTCATCAAGTTAAATAAGTTATTTATCcttgtaaaaaaaatattttccgaaTCCTCAAATCTCTATCATTGGCTTCCACTTGGCCTTTGCTATCCGCATATCTAGGAAAGGTCCTCTCGAGATGCCGATTGTTCAACAGGCAATAGTAGCAGCACATGGTGCAATTTCCCAAGCAGTTGATGTGGCACAAAGAAGTCATTTGTTTCCTCGTTTTCTTTGTTCTTTGTGGATTTGACTGTTGAATACCATTGTCTTCATGTTAATTGACCAATTGTTAGTAATGTTGCCAAATGAAGTTATTGGTTAGATATTCTGTTAGATCGACGTAAAGTTCTAATATCACTTCATCACTCAAATCAtttgtaagaaaaaaaaatgatattgccAATTGATCCATTGGTTTATTGGTTTATCAAGATAGTTTGATTTCAATGCAAAATTGTTAGCCAGCATTTAGCTGAACTTTTTTGAAACCAAGGAATGTGATGATAGAAAACTTAGTTcctactctttttcttttttttttattcttgtgaaAAATGCATCTTAAGGATGGAAATCTCTATTTTATCTTTGCTTGGTTTAGTTTTATATTGTTTAACTACTTACCctttgtaaaaaatatatattaacttTGTACTTGCATCTAAATTTATATCGATTCTACGTTATACTTAAAGATATTTAATTCATCTAAAATTATctgtaattatttatttattaaataaattatatcatagTCATTTTTATGTTATAAGGttatatctctatgtcatgttggGTTCGAGATGTGTTATTGTGTCGAATTCAAAATCGATACccttattaatattaaattatacaaAAGAAGCATGaatgtattttaaaaaaaaatacaggTGTACATATTGAACATTTCAATCAAGTGAGGCGGAAAGAATAAATAATTGAAGGTCAAATAAGGGGAAAAAAATTGAAGTTCATTATCTTATTTACTTATATTTTGAGGAAAATAAATAACTTCTCTTtctatctcctttttttttttaattaaagcaAAATTTTCATGTCTCTTACCTTGAAAGCCTATTGAGAGTTTTTATAGAGATTTATCACATGAGTAGGTAAGAGAAGGCATTTTTTATGACAATGTTCTCCAAAGTCCCATCCAAGTCTGGCTTTagtcatgaaaataataattttccCCGAGACAAAGACATTGGGTTCCGGAATTAGATATTTTATTGAATATATTAGTCAAATGTGGACATTAATTGAGTTGTAGTTGCAATCATTCCCTTTATTGcgataattttaattataaagcATAAGGTAGCATTGGGTGGCTGTTGTTATTATGTATGCAAAGCATTGCTTCAAGCATTTTTGACATTATCGAATCTCCAGCATTAAACATATATTAGTTTTTTCTTATTTAGCATCAGTACTCGATACATACATGCATGCACCTTGTGCTTGATCATTCTACTAGGGTTCCATGTTCTCCATCTCTGCAGCTTCTTCCAGTGCCTTGGGAACGCCAAGACTTGATATCCTGTGGGACTGTCGAGAGATGATGCTCGTCGTCGAGGGGCTTTCAGCGAATATGATCTCGTAGCCATCTCTGAAGCTATCCATTCCTTGGGCTAACAGCTGCCAGAACAGACCACCTGCGCAAGGGCCTCCAGCCTTGGCTGATGCATATATTGCATCGTAAATGGTGGCGTAGAAGGCGTCCCTTTTGCTCACGGTGTACCCTGCTTGCCTCGACGACTTGCCGAATTCTGTCACCATTAGCGGCTTCCCAAGAATTGAACCTGCGTCTTGAATGTGAGACTGGATCCAGCTCCGGAGGAAGGCCAGTTGACCGTCGTCGTTCGATCCTGGAACCCTGTAAATTAATGGTGCAAGGAATTAAGCTTAGAGAGCTGATGATTTGTGTGGAGATTGTAGCTGGGTTGAGCTCTGACAGAACACAACAGGATCGACCGTACGTACTGCTTACCATTGATCTGGGTATGCATGAATGGTGGCGAAGTCGATCCCCGGAACCCGGTTGTTAGCGATGAAATCCGTACCGACTTCGTAGCCGGGGTTGTATTTCTTCCTCTCAGGCATCGATTCGCCGTAGAAACCCTCCATGCCAACCTCCACCATGTGGTTTCTATCTGTAGACTTCACGTGAGCAGCCATCTCCGTGATCCAGGACTGTCGATGAATTCCGATGCCGGCCGTAAGAATCACCAGAAACAGAATGAAAAGGAAGAATCTGAGAAGGATCAATGAACTGGCTGTGACAAACTTGGAGAGTTCTTCCTGAGAGGTCGCTTTGGCATCGCGGCTCGTTCATGAGCTCCCATGCGAAAACGGTGGGATCATCCTTGTACGCTACTCCCGTGATAGTGTTAACCCTGGCGAGAACAGTCTGATATAGACAACAAAATCTGTGAAGTTCCACATATAGAAGCCAAGGTATACATGCAATGGAACAGTAGCGAGAAACCTGTCAGTGTACGCACGTTGACATGG contains the following coding sequences:
- the LOC103989498 gene encoding bZIP transcription factor 46 isoform X2, coding for MDFKSLGGGGGGAGGEPPVPPPLARQGSVYSLTMDEFQSTLGGIGKDFGSMNMDELLRNIWTAEESYAMTAALGDGSGPGSGLQRQGSLTLPRTLSQKTVDEVWRDLIGHSSSCSQVPAVRGLDVPRQSTLREMTLEEFLVRAGVVREDMAPPQAPSRPTNNTSNDTSVFYGDLPAVNSSAGLDLGFSQAPAGSTGNIVDAPIPHGSAANLGMTVTAARLYAPPMTLGNGVDLANPQGMTGGGLVGFGHADVRNGLTTGILGLGAAGVLAASGSPADHLSSDRLGKGNGDLSSVSPVPYVFSGGMRGRKGNGALEKVVERRQRRMIKNRESAARSRARKQAYTMELEAEVAKLKEQNQELQEKQK
- the LOC103989867 gene encoding putative mannan endo-1,4-beta-mannosidase 9; translation: MYTAADPAERDKVSSALEQASTLGLRVIRTWAFSDGGYRPLQYSPGVYNENMFKALDFVISEAKKYGVHLILSLVNNWEGFGGKKQYVQWARDKGQSLGSEDDFFRNEVVKQFYKNHVNTVLARVNTITGVAYKDDPTVFAWELMNEPRCQSDLSGRTLQSWITEMAAHVKSTDRNHMVEVGMEGFYGESMPERKKYNPGYEVGTDFIANNRVPGIDFATIHAYPDQWVPGSNDDGQLAFLRSWIQSHIQDAGSILGKPLMVTEFGKSSRQAGYTVSKRDAFYATIYDAIYASAKAGGPCAGGLFWQLLAQGMDSFRDGYEIIFAESPSTTSIISRQSHRISSLGVPKALEEAAEMENMEP
- the LOC103989498 gene encoding bZIP transcription factor 46 isoform X1: MDFKSLGGGGGGAGGEPPVPPPLARQGSVYSLTMDEFQSTLGGIGKDFGSMNMDELLRNIWTAEESYAMTAALGDGSGPGSGLQRQGSLTLPRTLSQKTVDEVWRDLIGHSSSCSQVPAVRGLDVPRQSTLREMTLEEFLVRAGVVREDMAPPQAPSRPTNNTSNDTSVFYGDLPAVNSSAGLDLGFSQAPAGSTGNIVDAPIPHGSAANLGMTVTAARLYAPPMTLGNGVDLANPQGMTGGGLVGFGHADVRNGLTTGILGLGAAGVLAASGSPADHLSSDRLGKGNGDLSSVSPVPYVFSGGMRGRKGNGALEKVVERRQRRMIKNRESAARSRARKQAYTMELEAEVAKLKEQNQELQEKQAEMMEMQKNQVLQMINQQHGPKKKCLRRTQTGPW